Genomic segment of Strix aluco isolate bStrAlu1 chromosome 8, bStrAlu1.hap1, whole genome shotgun sequence:
GCAGGAGGCatgaatttgtttattttttgagaaaacatCTCATGTGAGTGAAGGGGAACACGTGCATCTCCACAGAGTCATGCCTAAGTGTGCTTAAAAGCCAAAGGTGAAAAGACAGATTCTCCTCAATAAGGTCCACAATAAAAATACCACCAAAGGCAGAGCTGGGTATCTGCTTTGGCTTTCCAGCACCTGCCTCAGTTTTGTCGGGGTTTGGGCACAGCTTCAGCACGGACTGGGGGCTCAAAGGGCAAAGCATGTTGGAAGGGATGGCTGGTGGGTTCAGGGCAGGGACAACCTCACGGCCAGAGCAGGTTGCTCTGCTTGCACTTGTCCATCAGAGATCAGAAAAGTACGGTGCTTAGAAACCGCTGCAGATCCTGGATGGTTGTTTCCTTCCAGCCCACATCACCCTGACGGAACAAAACCTCCATTCATGAGTCATGGTTTGTGCAACCTTATCACGGATGTCCCTGCTGACCTGGGGCTCAGCCTGGGACTCTTTGTACCAGTGAACGAGCTTCTGTAAACGAGAAAGCGCAAGGCGCTCGGAGCGGCTGGACCCTCCCTGGCACTGTGAAGCTGACACCAGGACGCAGAACGGTGAGGGCACCAcggggaggagagagcagggctCACGCTGAGCCATGGGCTCATGGGAATGGCACAGTGAGGCTGCCGGAAGGTTTTAATCCTGGGCCCCCAAAGCTTGTTTCTGTCCTTTAGACAAGGATGTGGATCACTGGGGTATTGTAAAACACtggtgggaggcaggaggggaaagggaaagctggggtgttttggtttgggtttgggtttggggttttttaatgagaTCAAGAAGGGGTTTAATCGAGAAGAGGTTTAATCAAACAGTCCTTACTGAAACCTGGGAAAGCAGGAGTCCAAACGCAGCCACCCAGACAGGTCAGCAGAACCCGTTCCATGCTGTTTTGTGTTTGTGCCCACAGCTACACCAGCACATTGCCCATCTCCCCCCTGTCGCTGGGGGTTTTGGTGGTGCCCCGTGAGCTCAACCTGCCCTGACCTGCTGCGAGACACGTCCCTGTGGACCCCCACCATCCACCCATGCTGCGCTTCCTCTGGGAGAGCATCTCCTTCCAGATGCTCCTTGTCTTCCTCGTTGTTTTTCTGCTCGTCGCTGACTACATGAAGAACAGAAAGCCTAAGAATTATCCTCCcagccccttctccctccccttcgTGGGGCACATCCATCTGATGAACTTCAGAGACCCCCAACTGGTGATGCAGAAGGTATGGGGGTGGTGGGCACCACGGGGAAAGGGACTGAGAGGGATTGCGGCTACACAACGTTGTAGCTCAGGGAAGGGGTTAACCCAAACATGGATGAAGTTTGCCCAGGTATGAGGAGGGAGACAAGTGTGGAGTGATTCTTTGGGCAAAGGGCACAAGAAGATACCCAGGGTGCAGTCACAGCAGCAGGAGCCCCGTAGGTCTGACTGTGGACTGGATGGGTGTTTGGGAAGGGAGtgaaacaaaagctgaaaaaatacagGACTGCAAAATCAAACCTGGAGAGTTTTACTTGATTTATGGCCAATTAACACAAATTCCTAATCAGTGATTCggcaaaagaggaaagaaaaacgaTAGTACACAGTCAAGCAGGCACTTGTGCAAACACCCTGTCTCCCCTCTTGACTTCCCGCATTTTCATCTGCACTCCCTGCCATGGCTGTCCCTGTCCCGGCAGACACGTTCATTGCAAATGAAACCCCTTCTATTTATTTCacctttctcccagcttaatGAAAAATACGGGGACGTCTTCAGCACGCGGGTGGGCAGCACATGGTTTGTGTTTGTAAATGGGCTGCAGATGGTTAAGGAAGTTCTTGTAAACCAAGGGGAAAACTTCATGGATCGTCCTGACATTCCTATCGACAGGGAGATCTTCAGCACCATGGGTGAGTTATCCATCAGGACACATATCTCAGCTGTAAAGTCAAAGCACTGACCCTGCAGAGGTCTGAGACAGCTGAAAATAAGATAGACCTGAAGCTTTCTCCCCTCAGTGGAGGGATCTGCCTTGGCTCATGGTGGGGTGTTTCTGCCAGGACTGGTCTCCTCCAACGGGCACTTGTGGAAGCAGCAGAGGAGGTTCACCTTGACCACCCTTCGAAACTTCGgcttggggaagaggaggctggagGACCGCATCCAGGAGGAGAGCCGATACCTCGTGGATGTGTTTGGAGATGAGCAGGGTGAGTGCCACAGCCCTCATAAACTGTGCTGAAGGCAGGAACCAGTATGGCCCATTAGAATTTCACCCATGATTCACTGCATGCTGAAAAATAACTCTCTTTGCAAGTGATGCTAGCATCCTGCCAGCATCCTCGCTCCCTTTTACAGGTGTTTTTTCCCTCAAACTTACATGTGAATGCAGCTAGGTAACACCCAAAGCATTATTCATAGTCCACCTTCAGCCTACTGCTTTCTTGGACATCTCCGGAAAATCCCATGTGCATGTAAACACCAATGGTTCCAATGAATTCCAGTGACATCTGCTCTTCTGCAGACCTTGATTTCCAAAGTACACAAACATCTCTGTAATCTGATCGAACTGGAACCGTTGGGAGGACACAGGAGAGTGACATTCATTTAACCTGTATTTGTTGAATATTTTATCTCTGACAGCTGTGTGTTCTCCTTTTCTGTGAAGGCTGGAAGAGAACTGATCgttcccttttccttctccaggGAATCCTTTCAACCCTCACTTTAAAATCAGTAATGCTGTTTCAAACATCATCTGCTCCATCATCTTTGGCAATCGGTTTGAATACCATGATGAGGACTTTCAAAAATTTCTGCAGCTGTTAGACGAGACTGTTGCTCTCCATGGGACCATCACGGGCCAGGTACAGCCCTCTTGCTACCAACATGGACAGTGTGCAGTTTCACAGGGCCATAGTTTCTTCTCTGGAGTCAACCTCATAACTTGTAGCAGTTTTATTACCAAAATTCGTTGTCATTCCCTATTCCTTTGCACAGGATAGATTCGCCTATAATTtctttctgctgtattttcaaGCTGTGCAATTCTCATGTTGCTCTTTCTCAACCAACATCACCTTTCTGCCCTCTGACTGCCAACCTGCCTTCTGTAACGCCAGGCAATGCACAAATCACTCTGTAATAGGAGTATCAATCCCTTATAATGCTGTTCTGGAGCTGAGCTATTTCCACCAACTCCAGCAATTTAGTAAGTGTGGCATTGCAGGCCTCTCAAGTTTTGATaacagaaggtttttttcagtcctttattCAATTTGCTTCTCCTTTTGTGTCCAAAGCTGTTCAACTCTTTCCCAACTATATTAAAATTCTTTCCTGGAGCCCAccaaaccatttttaaaaactggaagtTGATGAAAAGTTTTGTGAAAGAGAAGATTGACAAACACAAGGAGGACTGGAAGCCCTCGGAGAGCCGGGACTTCGTTGACAGCTACCTGCAGGAGATAGCCAAGGTCAGCAATGTGGAGCAAACCCTTCTGCAGCGGGGCTTAGAAATCAGGAGGGACGAGAAACAAGCCCAAATTCTCCTTCTGAGCTGCCTGTGTGGCCATTTATGAGTTTAGGATGGGCATCAGGCTCAAGGCACCCATTAGCAGGATGGAGGTGCAGGGGGCCAGCAGATTCTGCCAAAATCCTTGGGGTTGACTTGGGCTAAGCCTGGTGTCAGGGCAGCCCTTGCCGTTTGTGCGGCCCTAACACACCTTTTTGTGAAGGATAATGGCAGTGGCATCTTCCGGGAGGAAAACCTCGTGGCATGCACACTCGACCTGCTGTTTGCTGGGACTGAGACCACTTCCACAACCATCCGCTGGGCTCTGCTGTATATGGCCCTATATCCGGAAATTCAAGGTACAATTAGCCAAAGGGCAGtgtttttccttgctttcagCCCTCtcttttttgagagaaaaattgGGAATCCCCCTGCACTCACACCGAAGAGATGCAAACAGTGACACATGTCCCAGGTCAGTCCTTGGGGGACCCTCACAGCAACCACAGTGCAttgtttcaaggctttttttttttttttttttaaccttggctGACTCCTGCTCTTTCCCACCAGCCCGCGTACAAGCCGAGATCGATGAGGTCATTGGGCAGACACGACAGCCAGCCCTGGAGGACAGGAGAAAGATGCCCTACACCAACGCCGTGATCCACGAAGTGCAGAGGAAAGGCAACATCATCCCTTTCAACGTGCCAAGAATGTCAGTGAAGGACACGGTCGTGGGTGGCTTCTACATACCAAAGGTAACGCCAACTCCTGAGTGCTGAGACTTTAGCAAGAGGCTCCCAGTTCCCCAGGCGCGATTCACCAGGCTGGGTCCCTCCTGTGCAGACAGGAAGGGCAGAGCCACAGCGTCTCTGCCCTGTCCAGAGTTCACTCCTGGCAAACACGTGTTTTCTCCGTCACGATGAAAGGTGCAGAGCACTGCGGGGTGACACACCCTCTGCGCACACCATTGAGGCACAGGTCCCATCTCACACAGCTTTTACAGGAACTTTGGCCCAAGATTACAGCAGATAAAAATGATGCTGATGAGGgaaaaatatgtgtatataatCATTGCACCTGCAGAAAAGTAGGAAAAACTGGCCATGCGCAGAGTTTGACTATGGAAGTTCTTCATGGAGAAGAGACTGGATAAAAAGGCCACTCCTGCtgtcagtgacagagaaaatgaaacttatttttctttttctcctcttaggGCACTACTTTGCTTACAAATTTAACCTCTGTGATGTTTGACAAGAATGAGTGGGAAACCCCTGACACTTTTAACCCTGGGCATTTTCTGAAGGATGGTCAGTTCTGGAAAAGGGAGTATTTCATGCCATTTTCTATAGGTAAGATTTGCTGGATTTTGGTGCTTCCGTGCTGAGGCACTGGGATGGGGCTTCCACCTGCACAGTGGAGACAGAGGAAAATAGCAATGGAAAGGGCAGATGTTGGCTGCTCCCTGGGAGATGCCACTGAAACAGTCCTCCTGTGGCCACTCCAAAGCACCACAGCCATGCTTAGCCCCTTCTTGTCTCTCCTCACATGCACAGAAGAGAGGTTGGGATCAATGAAAGATCATAAGGATGTCAGAGACCCCAGAAACACCTTCATCGAGGCAAGAGCATTGCTCTGTGCTCCTGCTCCCTCACGGCTTTCGCTAAGGGCTTCACTGTTGCCACCACAGGGAACCCCAACCAACAGCTTCCCCTTGCTTTTAGCATCCCCATTTCCCATACCAGCATCACACATCTTCTCTGGTAGCTGCCTTTGGTGTAGCTCAAACAAACTACCTTTCCCAGTACGGACACGTCCAGACTGTGTGTATCAGCACAGCTTGCCCAAGTAGGGCAGGATACAACATGTGTGCGTATGGTTACACACGTGCCCTCGCAAAGTCATGCAACTGGGGGGGCAGCCAATGCTCTAACGCCAATGCCGTTACTGGGGAGCTGTTTGGGCTGCAAAACTCATCCTGGGAAAGAGGTAACGCAGCTGAACCGTGGTCCTGAGGGAAGGTAGAGGCTTTTTTGGCAGTGAAAGCAGCTGGGCAGCCAGCACAGGCTGAGGATGCCACAGGTGGCTGTCTCCACAGGGAAGCGTGCCTGCCTGGGCGAGGCGCTGGCCCGCTCCgagctcttcctcttcttcacgGCTCTGCTCCAGAAATTCACCTTCCAGGCACCCCCAGACACCACACTCAGCCTCAAGTCCAAGCTGGGCATCACGATGGCCCCGCAGCCCTACAAGATCTGCGCCGTGCCTCGGTAGGGAAGCCTTGGCCACCATCTTCTCAAGGAAAATCCTTTGGCAATGATGCTGCAAACAAGTCCTCAGAGGTTCCCCTGGGCAGTGGCAATAACCACCCCAGGGAGAGGctgggtggtttgtttgtttcttttaaaacaattgtAAAATCATTTCTTGTACAAGGAGACTTTGCACTCTGTATCACATGAGAAAGGTGATCAGCCTGGGCACTTTTAGGCTTGCCCTACAGCACTGTAAATGAATGAGGGGCTTGGGGCTTTTCTAACTTTATGATGGATGGCCATCCTTCACAGTGGCAAGAGAATGGGCAACACTTTAGAAATTGCGGTGTTCGGGCTACGTACTGTAGAAAAGCAGTACCAGCCCTTGTTTTATAACATTAATGCAGGTATTAATTACCAACAATTTTTGATTTTGTTATCCTTGACATGTAATCCATAAAAAAAAGTCACTCTGTAACATCTCTCTCTCATGCATCAATAAATTCTTACTGAAACATTTTTGTCACGGTGTTCTGCAGAGTGAAGACCAATGGAGGTGATTTCCAGTACTGGCTGTAGCCTTCAGCCATGCCCCATGTTTGGGGGGCAAAGGCAGCCACACAGCACCCGACCCATGTCGCTGCAGCACTGCTCTCTGGtagcagagaggttggtgctgtaACAAAGGCAGTTCCTCTAGAACTGATGAAAATAAATGACCCTGACAACACAAGTAAACTAGCAGGGAAACTATCAAAGCCTGTGGCTGGGTCCTGTGCCACAGCAATTAAGTGCTCGCCCCTCTGACAGATCTCTCTGTAAAACTTCTGTACTTGTAGCTAAAGAAGTCATGGGTCCTGGCTCTTAGAATATTCTAAATCCTCCCTGTTTACCTGCTCAGCATCACTGAGTGGCTGCTGTACCCAGAGGAGGCAGAGGGGTGAGCTCCAGCAACAGAAGATGCAGGGTTAAGTCTGCTGCACTCCACAGTCTAATGACTAGAAGGCTCCCTTGGAAAATACCAGCAacaaattactattattttaaactATCACATGCAAGGTGAAACAGTTGGGATTGACAAGTGATGGGTAACACCAGTAAATGCATCAACCCAGTACCAGCTGCACCGTGGGACCCTGGCAAGGCCCCCAGGCACagggagctgcagctcccagggggAGCAGGACTGGGGTGCCTGGCAGGCAGGTATGGGCACAACACTGCACCCATAGCATGCGCCTCCCACT
This window contains:
- the CYP2J2 gene encoding cytochrome P450 2J2 isoform X2; translated protein: MLRFLWESISFQMLLVFLVVFLLVADYMKNRKPKNYPPSPFSLPFVGHIHLMNFRDPQLVMQKLNEKYGDVFSTRVGSTWFVFVNGLQMVKEVLVNQGENFMDRPDIPIDREIFSTMGLVSSNGHLWKQQRRFTLTTLRNFGLGKRRLEDRIQEESRYLVDVFGDEQGNPFNPHFKISNAVSNIICSIIFGNRFEYHDEDFQKFLQLLDETVALHGTITGQLFNSFPTILKFFPGAHQTIFKNWKLMKSFVKEKIDKHKEDWKPSESRDFVDSYLQEIAKDNGSGIFREENLVACTLDLLFAGTETTSTTIRWALLYMALYPEIQARVQAEIDEVIGQTRQPALEDRRKMPYTNAVIHEVQRKGNIIPFNVPRMSVKDTVVGGFYIPKGTTLLTNLTSVMFDKNEWETPDTFNPGHFLKDGQFWKREYFMPFSIGKRACLGEALARSELFLFFTALLQKFTFQAPPDTTLSLKSKLGITMAPQPYKICAVPR
- the CYP2J2 gene encoding cytochrome P450 2J2 isoform X1 — its product is MLRFLWESISFQMLLVFLVVFLLVADYMKNRKPKNYPPSPFSLPFVGHIHLMNFRDPQLVMQKLNEKYGDVFSTRVGSTWFVFVNGLQMVKEVLVNQGENFMDRPDIPIDREIFSTMGLVSSNGHLWKQQRRFTLTTLRNFGLGKRRLEDRIQEESRYLVDVFGDEQGNPFNPHFKISNAVSNIICSIIFGNRFEYHDEDFQKFLQLLDETVALHGTITGQLFNSFPTILKFFPGAHQTIFKNWKLMKSFVKEKIDKHKEDWKPSESRDFVDSYLQEIAKDNGSGIFREENLVACTLDLLFAGTETTSTTIRWALLYMALYPEIQARVQAEIDEVIGQTRQPALEDRRKMPYTNAVIHEVQRKGNIIPFNVPRMSVKDTVVGGFYIPKGTTLLTNLTSVMFDKNEWETPDTFNPGHFLKDGQFWKREYFMPFSIGGCLHREACLPGRGAGPLRALPLLHGSAPEIHLPGTPRHHTQPQVQAGHHDGPAALQDLRRASVGKPWPPSSQGKSFGNDAANKSSEVPLGSGNNHPRERLGGLFVSFKTIVKSFLVQGDFALCIT